Proteins co-encoded in one Hypanus sabinus isolate sHypSab1 chromosome 6, sHypSab1.hap1, whole genome shotgun sequence genomic window:
- the LOC132395229 gene encoding small ribosomal subunit protein eS10-like — MVAGMLMPLPQLRAIYEVLLRDGVLVAQDTRCPRSQHPEVHGVSNLQVLCALGSLRSRGLVRKTFTWRHHYWYLTEEGLVFLQQYLHLPPHVIPAPLQPIPRARLRGRMLGPQLSHQPASRISLTRPAPSPTQSTPSSSSSSSLGRHDNQEYRPLNQLREKGSPQRPRLDRTLPG, encoded by the coding sequence ATGGTTGCAGGCATGTTGATGCCCTTGCCCCAGCTGAGGGCTATCTATGAGGTGCTGCTGAGGGACGGAGTGTTGGTGGCCCAGGACACCCGCTGCCCTCGCTCTCAGCACCCCGAGGTGCACGGTGTTTCCAACCTGCAGGTGCTATGTGCACTGGGCTCCCTGCGTTCCCGTGGCCTGGTCCGCAAGACCTTCACCTGGAGGCATCACTACTGGTACCTGACTGAGGAGGGCTTGGTCTTCCTACAGCAATACCTCCACCTCCCACCTCATGTCATTCCAGCCCCACTGCAGCCCATACCCAGGGCCAGACTCCGAGGCCGCATGCTGGGACCTCAGCTCTCGCACCAGCCTGCATCCCGTATCAGCCTCACCCGGCCTGCTCCCTCCCCCACTCAGTcaactccctcctcctcctcctcctcctcccttggCCGGCATGACAACCAGGAGTACcggccactcaaccagctgagagAGAAAGGGTCCCCACAGCGGCCAAGGCTCGACAGGACTCTGCCAGGTTAG